The following proteins are encoded in a genomic region of Bernardetia sp. MNP-M8:
- a CDS encoding glutamate--tRNA ligase family protein, with protein MNHSKIKSVLNSIQKPIHSRIAPTPSGFLHKGNAFSFLLTWILVRKTGGTLTLRIDDIDKTRKRPEYLQDIFETLDFLGIDWDKGAKTPTDFESNYSQHHFLEIYQKEIEILKHKNAVFECFCSRSEIQQRNLYNKNIYDGFCLNSLHTENQKKSALRINTNYFDKKNILINDCNRGNFEINLEKKIPFFIVQKKVQRDIKLPAYQITSLIDDVRMNINFVVRGSDLINSTAAQLFLAEILEKNSFLEIIFLHHDLIEDTAGNKISKSAGSRYDSFSVKYFRENGGTKEQFLKQFCEWIKIEPKQSLQTILDLL; from the coding sequence ATGAACCATTCAAAAATCAAATCAGTATTAAATTCTATTCAAAAACCGATTCATTCAAGAATTGCGCCCACACCTTCTGGATTTTTACACAAAGGTAATGCTTTTTCTTTCCTTTTGACGTGGATTTTGGTAAGAAAAACAGGTGGAACACTTACTTTGCGTATTGATGATATTGATAAGACTAGAAAACGACCAGAGTATTTACAGGATATTTTCGAAACACTTGATTTTTTGGGAATAGATTGGGATAAAGGAGCAAAGACCCCAACTGACTTCGAATCTAATTATTCACAGCATCATTTTTTAGAAATTTATCAAAAAGAAATTGAAATTCTTAAACACAAAAATGCTGTTTTTGAGTGTTTCTGTTCTCGTTCAGAAATTCAACAAAGGAACTTATATAACAAAAATATTTATGATGGCTTTTGCTTAAACTCACTACATACAGAAAATCAAAAAAAGTCTGCTCTTCGAATAAATACAAACTATTTTGATAAAAAAAATATTCTAATCAATGATTGTAATAGAGGTAATTTTGAAATTAATTTAGAAAAGAAAATACCTTTCTTTATTGTACAGAAAAAAGTTCAGAGAGATATAAAACTACCAGCTTATCAAATCACTTCTTTGATAGATGATGTTAGAATGAATATAAATTTTGTAGTCAGAGGTTCAGATTTGATAAACTCAACAGCAGCACAGCTTTTTTTAGCAGAAATTTTAGAAAAAAATTCTTTTTTAGAAATTATATTTTTGCATCATGATTTGATTGAAGATACAGCAGGAAATAAAATTTCTAAATCAGCAGGAAGTAGATATGATTCTTTTTCTGTTAAGTATTTTAGAGAAAATGGAGGAACAAAAGAACAATTTTTAAAACAGTTTTGTGAATGGATAAAGATAGAACCAAAACAAAGTTTACAAACAATTCTAGATTTACTGTAA
- the tsaD gene encoding tRNA (adenosine(37)-N6)-threonylcarbamoyltransferase complex transferase subunit TsaD: MTKILAIESSCDETSASVIIDGQVKSNLIATQAIHRAYGGVVPELASRAHQQNIVPVVMESLKEAQITTKDLDAIAFTRGPGLLGALIVGTAFAKSLALSLEIPLIEVNHMQAHVLAHFIDEPKPKFPFLCLTVSGGHTQIVLVKDYLEMEVIGTTQDDAVGEAFDKTAKMLSLPYPGGVEIDKLAQKGKVQDYGLPKVDLPNLDFSFSGLKTAILYFIRKQEQKNPNFIKENINDICATIQHTLIETLLRKIIQAAEQKGINQIAIAGGVSANSELRKRMTELGEERNWDIFIPKMEYCTDNAAMIAMAAHYKFLKKEFSNQTVAPLSRMSF; the protein is encoded by the coding sequence ATGACAAAAATATTAGCTATTGAGTCAAGTTGTGATGAAACTTCGGCTTCTGTAATTATAGATGGACAAGTAAAAAGTAATTTGATTGCTACACAGGCAATTCATCGTGCTTATGGTGGTGTTGTGCCTGAACTAGCATCAAGAGCGCATCAACAAAATATAGTTCCTGTTGTGATGGAATCCTTAAAAGAAGCTCAAATTACGACAAAAGATTTAGATGCAATTGCTTTTACTCGTGGACCAGGTCTTTTGGGTGCACTAATTGTTGGGACAGCTTTTGCAAAATCGTTGGCTCTTAGTTTAGAGATTCCATTGATTGAAGTCAATCACATGCAAGCACATGTTTTGGCACATTTTATTGATGAACCAAAGCCAAAATTTCCGTTTTTATGTCTGACGGTTTCGGGTGGACATACACAGATTGTTTTGGTAAAAGATTATTTAGAAATGGAAGTTATTGGAACTACACAAGATGATGCCGTAGGAGAAGCATTTGATAAAACAGCTAAAATGTTGAGTTTGCCTTATCCAGGGGGAGTAGAAATTGATAAATTAGCTCAAAAAGGGAAAGTTCAAGATTATGGTTTGCCAAAAGTAGATTTACCAAATCTTGATTTTTCATTTTCTGGACTCAAAACGGCAATTCTTTATTTTATAAGAAAACAAGAACAGAAAAATCCGAATTTTATAAAAGAAAATATAAATGATATTTGTGCTACCATTCAACATACACTTATCGAAACGCTTTTGAGAAAAATTATTCAAGCTGCTGAACAGAAAGGGATAAATCAAATTGCAATTGCTGGAGGAGTTTCTGCCAATTCCGAACTTAGAAAAAGAATGACAGAGTTAGGAGAAGAAAGAAACTGGGATATTTTTATTCCCAAAATGGAATACTGTACTGATAATGCTGCTATGATTGCGATGGCTGCTCACTATAAATTTTTGAAAAAGGAATTTAGTAATCAAACTGTTGCTCCACTTTCAAGAATGAGTTTTTAA
- a CDS encoding heavy metal-associated domain-containing protein has product MNTLEKTQIKEYQITGMTCKGCEAKVKKTLEAFPEIEKAEISVENADGKIYFEDDILTNILQEKLSEIGNYRIIEKNNTDGIIFEEIKGNPNAVVSEEIDLPNKSFSTYKPLFLIVAFILGTSILVQYPFTDFSGMLLMRHFMAGFFIVFAFFKLLNLEGFANSYQMYDIVAAKWKGWGLIYPFVELTLGIAYLINIFPFYVNLITIFVLGISSIGVIKSNLDKKKIKCACLGDVFNLPMSTVTIIEDLSMVAMAVVMLFVV; this is encoded by the coding sequence ATGAATACTTTAGAAAAAACTCAAATAAAAGAATATCAAATTACAGGAATGACCTGTAAAGGCTGTGAAGCCAAAGTAAAAAAGACTTTAGAGGCATTCCCTGAAATAGAAAAAGCAGAAATTAGCGTAGAAAATGCTGATGGAAAAATTTATTTTGAAGATGATATTCTGACAAATATTTTACAAGAAAAACTCTCTGAAATAGGAAATTATAGAATTATAGAAAAAAATAACACTGATGGGATAATCTTTGAAGAAATAAAAGGAAATCCGAATGCTGTTGTTAGTGAAGAAATAGATTTACCAAACAAATCATTTTCTACTTACAAACCTCTCTTCTTGATTGTTGCTTTTATTTTGGGAACAAGTATTTTGGTTCAATATCCGTTTACTGATTTTTCAGGAATGCTTTTAATGCGTCATTTTATGGCTGGATTCTTTATTGTCTTTGCATTTTTCAAGCTCCTTAACTTGGAAGGTTTTGCAAACTCTTACCAAATGTATGACATCGTAGCAGCAAAATGGAAAGGATGGGGATTGATTTATCCGTTTGTCGAACTTACTTTAGGTATTGCTTATTTAATCAATATTTTTCCTTTCTATGTCAATCTAATTACAATTTTTGTTTTGGGAATTAGTAGTATTGGTGTTATAAAAAGTAATTTGGATAAGAAAAAAATCAAATGTGCTTGTTTGGGAGATGTTTTTAATTTGCCAATGAGTACCGTTACGATTATTGAAGATTTATCAATGGTAGCAATGGCTGTAGTGATGCTTTTTGTGGTTTAA
- a CDS encoding multicopper oxidase domain-containing protein has product MKNQILLFLFLTFLFTQNAEAQHEHSQHSNHSTKKKDSKIQNKTVIYHLNVNDTVMEIAGKKAKMLTTNGQIPAPTLEFVEGDTALIYVKNNTKGTTSFHWHGLILPNQYDGVPLLTTELIKAGETHIFKFPIIQNGTYWYHSHTMYQEQKGLYGGISIAPKEPIKTKEKVIVLSDFTDQNPHNVIRLLKRHTDWYAIKRNAIQSYGKAIATGNLAAKAWLEWKRMPDMDLADVYYDAFLANGKIKEEVENLKAGETIRLRIINGSSSSHFWLHYAGGKMKIVAADGIDVEPTLVDKLLIATAETYDIEVTIPQNADSDTKKYEFRATSWDRYKYTSVWLGDKNATQKAATDLPPLDYFALVNEMKDMMKMMPKMKMGKAPKNRMENGFYANGKAPTNHDILMEDMNRMGMQMGNGNKEMEHGGMKMNNESEKMNHDKMNHNEMKHDKMEMDTSKMNHQNHDGMNHDNMKMQEGKIHEAEKEGMMMSKDDPKANMMKSILKPIGVMMTGYKQLKEQNPDETIFDYTMLKSPNSTKISEQNEEKPVRIVHLYLGGNMLRYVWMINNTPLSEADKIKITKGETVRFVMHNTTMMSHPMHLHGHFFRIINGQGDFAPLKHTVNVAPMETTIIEFDAIEEKDWFFHCHLLYHMMSGMARVVNYQNTTPMITTKAGYRRFAREDKKWYAMANLTGQTNGLWADASIFNFRNEISIEGNTNYTEEFEVEAKAMHYFGAKQFFTAYLGTEIEQEEINRTSDDQPITDAKMKGLVGIRYFLPMHVWSDFRADHEGNFQVELEREDFPLTKRWRANASVEYLINQDEFRYTIGTSYILGQYFALSANYDNRYKWGAGLQIMY; this is encoded by the coding sequence ATGAAAAATCAAATACTACTCTTTTTATTTCTTACTTTTCTTTTTACTCAAAATGCAGAAGCACAGCACGAACATTCTCAACATTCAAATCATTCTACCAAAAAAAAGGATAGTAAAATTCAAAACAAAACAGTCATTTATCATCTCAATGTAAATGATACTGTTATGGAAATTGCAGGAAAAAAAGCTAAAATGCTTACTACAAACGGACAAATTCCTGCGCCTACTTTAGAATTTGTAGAAGGAGACACTGCACTTATTTATGTCAAAAATAATACAAAAGGAACAACTTCTTTTCATTGGCATGGATTAATTTTACCTAATCAATATGATGGAGTTCCACTCTTGACAACCGAACTTATAAAAGCAGGAGAAACGCATATTTTCAAATTTCCAATTATTCAAAACGGAACATATTGGTATCATTCTCACACCATGTATCAAGAACAAAAAGGATTGTATGGAGGAATTTCTATTGCGCCCAAAGAACCTATAAAAACGAAGGAAAAAGTAATTGTTCTTTCAGATTTTACAGACCAAAATCCACATAATGTAATTCGCCTTTTAAAGCGTCATACGGATTGGTATGCCATCAAAAGAAATGCTATTCAGAGTTATGGAAAAGCGATTGCAACAGGAAATTTGGCTGCAAAAGCGTGGTTAGAATGGAAAAGAATGCCTGATATGGATTTAGCAGATGTATATTATGATGCTTTTTTGGCAAATGGAAAAATAAAAGAAGAAGTAGAAAATCTCAAAGCAGGAGAAACGATTCGTCTTAGAATAATAAATGGTTCTTCGTCTTCTCATTTTTGGCTGCATTACGCAGGTGGTAAAATGAAAATTGTGGCTGCCGATGGAATTGATGTTGAGCCTACCCTAGTAGATAAATTACTCATTGCAACGGCTGAAACCTATGATATTGAAGTTACAATTCCTCAAAATGCTGATTCTGACACAAAAAAATATGAATTTCGTGCTACTTCGTGGGATAGATATAAATACACTTCGGTTTGGTTAGGCGACAAAAATGCAACTCAAAAAGCTGCAACTGATTTACCACCATTAGATTATTTTGCTTTGGTAAACGAAATGAAAGACATGATGAAAATGATGCCCAAAATGAAGATGGGTAAAGCTCCCAAAAACAGAATGGAAAATGGATTTTATGCAAATGGAAAAGCTCCTACCAACCACGATATTTTGATGGAAGATATGAATAGAATGGGAATGCAAATGGGAAATGGGAATAAGGAAATGGAACATGGAGGAATGAAAATGAATAACGAAAGTGAGAAAATGAATCATGACAAGATGAACCATAATGAAATGAAGCATGATAAAATGGAAATGGACACTTCAAAAATGAATCATCAAAATCATGACGGAATGAATCATGACAACATGAAAATGCAAGAAGGAAAAATTCATGAGGCAGAAAAAGAAGGAATGATGATGAGCAAAGATGACCCTAAAGCAAATATGATGAAATCTATACTCAAACCAATTGGTGTAATGATGACAGGTTACAAACAACTCAAAGAACAGAATCCTGACGAAACTATTTTTGATTATACAATGCTAAAATCTCCAAATTCTACCAAAATAAGTGAACAAAATGAAGAAAAACCTGTCAGAATTGTTCATTTGTATTTAGGAGGAAATATGTTGCGTTATGTCTGGATGATAAATAATACGCCACTTTCAGAAGCTGATAAAATAAAAATAACGAAAGGTGAAACGGTTCGTTTTGTGATGCACAATACAACCATGATGAGCCATCCAATGCACTTGCACGGACATTTTTTTAGAATTATAAATGGACAAGGCGATTTTGCTCCTCTCAAACATACTGTCAATGTTGCTCCTATGGAAACGACAATTATAGAATTTGATGCAATTGAGGAAAAAGATTGGTTTTTTCATTGTCATTTGTTGTATCACATGATGTCTGGAATGGCTAGAGTAGTAAATTATCAAAATACTACACCAATGATTACTACAAAAGCAGGTTATAGACGTTTTGCTAGAGAAGATAAAAAATGGTATGCAATGGCAAACCTAACAGGACAAACAAACGGACTTTGGGCAGATGCAAGTATTTTTAATTTCAGAAATGAAATAAGTATAGAAGGAAATACAAATTATACCGAAGAGTTTGAAGTAGAAGCAAAAGCAATGCATTATTTTGGAGCAAAACAATTTTTTACGGCTTATCTAGGGACAGAAATTGAACAAGAAGAAATTAACAGAACAAGCGACGACCAACCTATTACAGATGCAAAAATGAAAGGATTAGTTGGTATTCGATATTTTTTACCGATGCACGTATGGTCAGATTTTAGAGCCGATCACGAAGGAAATTTTCAAGTAGAACTAGAACGAGAAGATTTTCCTCTTACCAAACGTTGGAGAGCAAATGCAAGTGTAGAGTATCTTATCAATCAAGATGAATTTAGATATACAATAGGAACGAGTTATATCTTAGGACAATATTTTGCGCTTTCTGCTAATTATGACAACCGTTATAAATGGGGAGCAGGTTTGCAGATTATGTATTAA
- a CDS encoding four-helix bundle copper-binding protein, whose amino-acid sequence MNNSNFQSCIEACQQCLIDCQSCLYQMATKESMNDCPRCCIECVDSCQVAIKAMINNSKWAKEYCKICAEICDWCAEQCGQHNHEHCKKCAESCRKCAEECRKMAA is encoded by the coding sequence ATGAATAATTCAAATTTTCAATCATGTATCGAAGCCTGCCAACAATGTCTTATCGATTGCCAAAGTTGTTTGTATCAAATGGCAACCAAAGAAAGTATGAATGACTGTCCTCGCTGTTGCATAGAATGTGTTGATTCGTGTCAAGTTGCTATTAAAGCAATGATAAACAATAGCAAGTGGGCAAAAGAGTATTGTAAAATCTGTGCAGAAATTTGTGATTGGTGTGCCGAACAATGTGGACAACACAACCACGAACATTGTAAAAAATGTGCAGAATCGTGTCGCAAATGTGCCGAAGAATGTCGTAAAATGGCAGCTTAA
- a CDS encoding DUF305 domain-containing protein codes for MQKHSSSYQPYIKFVLMLTASFVIMYGVMFLNVAQLNHIYLSNTRLYMTLLMVSPMAILKLFFMNDMYKDKILNIGIVFLSVSIFITALLFLRTQTFISNEQYMKAMIPHHSSAILVSENATFKNSEVKELSIEIIKAQEKEIAEMKKLLEVVE; via the coding sequence ATGCAAAAGCATTCTTCTTCTTACCAACCTTATATCAAATTTGTTTTGATGCTGACTGCTTCATTTGTGATTATGTATGGCGTAATGTTTCTGAATGTAGCTCAGCTAAATCATATTTATTTAAGCAATACTCGTTTGTATATGACTTTGCTGATGGTTTCTCCAATGGCAATTTTGAAACTGTTTTTTATGAATGACATGTACAAAGACAAAATACTCAATATTGGAATTGTCTTTTTGAGTGTTTCTATTTTCATAACAGCTTTGCTTTTTTTGAGAACTCAAACCTTTATTTCTAATGAGCAATATATGAAAGCTATGATTCCTCATCATTCTTCAGCTATTTTAGTTAGTGAAAATGCTACTTTCAAAAATTCAGAAGTAAAAGAGCTTTCAATAGAAATTATAAAGGCACAAGAAAAAGAAATTGCCGAAATGAAAAAATTGCTTGAAGTAGTAGAATAA
- a CDS encoding AraC family transcriptional regulator, with protein sequence MNKFVLDIENMVCPRCVLAVENLCQELNIDFEKVELGKIYLIENTEISAEKQEKLKQELQKIGLRLIESDKKSLINSIKTAIINQIHYSEKPLNINFSEYLSQKLYHEYSYLSRLFSTSENMTIEKYIVLQKIEKAKELLSLKKYRINEIASFLYYKNTSHFSTQFKQVTGKTPSYYQKNISEKRKTIDALQ encoded by the coding sequence ATGAACAAATTTGTCTTAGATATAGAAAATATGGTTTGCCCACGTTGTGTACTGGCAGTAGAAAATCTATGTCAAGAGCTAAATATTGATTTTGAAAAGGTAGAGTTAGGTAAAATTTACCTTATTGAAAACACAGAAATTTCAGCAGAAAAACAAGAAAAATTAAAGCAAGAATTACAAAAAATAGGATTACGATTGATAGAGTCAGATAAAAAAAGCCTTATCAACTCTATCAAAACAGCTATTATCAATCAAATTCATTATTCAGAAAAACCATTAAATATCAATTTCTCTGAATATCTTTCTCAAAAACTGTATCACGAATATTCGTATTTGAGTCGTCTTTTTTCTACCTCTGAAAATATGACTATAGAAAAATATATTGTGTTACAAAAAATAGAAAAAGCCAAAGAACTTTTATCTCTCAAAAAGTATAGAATAAATGAAATAGCGAGCTTTTTATATTATAAAAACACCTCTCATTTTTCTACACAATTCAAGCAAGTAACAGGAAAAACTCCTTCTTATTATCAAAAAAATATTTCAGAGAAACGTAAAACAATAGATGCTTTACAATAA